The genomic segment CGTTACCTGCAGAAACCACCTGAGCCTTACATAGTGCCCATGGACGATCAAAAGGCTAacacagagaagaaaaaaaataagctgtttgggaaaaaaaagggGAATAAGTCTGGCAAAAAAGTGGAcaccttgaaaaaggaactagaaatTGTAAGTTGCGAAGAAAAGGAAATAAACAGAGACCACATAAGAATGTTGTGATGTAATTTTAAACAGGGAAAGTTGAAATACTGGtacattatataataaaaaagcatTGGAAAATCCATAGGTATGGACAATGTCACAATAGTATTGGAATAGTGTGGGAGAAATGTACAGGGCTAGTTAATGGAATGGGTTAGAGCTTGATGGTGGAGTAGACAGGTAACTGTAGATGTGTGGTTTATTCTCTTCATGGTTTTTTATGATAAAAACATCACCATAATGTCTCTCTCTTATCTCATAGAATGACCACAATTTAAGTATTGAAGAACtggaaaagaaatataatgtggATATAAAAGTGGTAAGTGTCTATAAACAAACTACCCCCCAGACATTTAAGGGATCTTGCAATCTCTTTCCTCCTACCTGCCACCTAGCTATTTTTTTCAAGCACAGAGGCACTTGTGTCTCACTGCCCCAAAATGAACCCGCTGCCATAAAAGTGACCTATGCATTGTACATCTATAGTACAACCCTGATTTTATAATCCAGATTTACTGTTTTTCAGGAATTAATGTGTTTTGAATTAATGTGTCCTATGGAAAATGGGGGCCCTACTGTATTCCCCAATATGTAATGTGCACTTAATAActaagacattttttttaagggTCAGCCCCAGCAAACTGCAGATGAACTCTTTGCTCGAGATGGTCCTAACAGGCTAAGTCCTCCAAAGGGAACCCCTGAAATCGTCAAGTTTATGCTGTTGATGGCTGGTGGCTTTTCTATTGTCTTCTGGATTGGTTCGATATTGTGCTTCATTGCATATGGACTCCAGGTTGCACAGGACCCCACTGTCTCCAAAGACAATGTAAGTATTAAAACCATGAATATAAATGCATCCATTTTACTGTGATAAGTGTGACATgcctatttattatattttttaacacaTATTAATTAATCTCACTTTCACAAAGGTGCTATTATTTTCTTTTCACATGTATGCCAGTCTCTAAATGATCATACCCTCTGTGTTTCCCTCAGCTCTGGTTGGCCCTCATTCTAATTGCTGTGGTGGTTATGACAGCGTTATTTGCCTATTATCAGGAAGCCAAAAGCACAAACATCATGGCTGGCTTTAAGAACATGGTTCCCCAGGTAAGAAAAATGTCTTGCATAGTTATGGGGTTTTTCAAACTTATTCATGTAAAATTTGCTCAAGTTTCATGTTTTTTGTTCCTGTAGCAAGCTTTGGTTCTTCGGGATGGCAAGCGAGTAGAATTGGTTGCAGAGAAACTCGTAGTTGGAGACatcgttttcattaaaggagGAGACAAAATCCCTGCTGACTTAAGGATGTTGGAGAGTGCGGGGTGCAAGGTAAGCAAAAGTCAAGGCAAACAACCGACAATGGGAATAAATTCCGCAGTAGGTTTCTGggaaatattattttccttttaaaaaatgtttaaaattttttACGCAGGTTGATAACTCATCACTGACTGGGGAGTCAGAGCCCCAGGCCCGAGGTACCGAGTGCACTGATGAAAATCCTTTGGAAACGAAGAATTTAGCCTTTTTCTCTACAACCTGCTTGGAGGGTAAGTCCTAAACCACCGACTCAAGCGAGAAGAACATTACAAAACATgcttgcaaagttgcttaaacaTATCTGAGACTTTTTTTAAAGCTTCATAATGACTGCTGCTAATTGTCAGTAACCACATTATAACAAACTACTTTTTACTTACAGGAACAGCATCTGGCATTGTAATTAACACTGGGGACCGCACAGTGATTGGCCGTATTGCTAATCTGGCTTCCCAAGTTGGAAATCAGAAAACACCTATTGCTCTGGAGATTGAACACTTCGTACACATGATCAGTGGCCTCGCTGTGGGAGTCGGAATCCTCTTCTTCATCATCTCCATTTCCATGGGTTACAGCGCTCTCAATGCCATAATATTCTGCATTGGTATTGTGGTGGCATATGTACCTGAAGGATTACTGGCCACAGTCACTGTAAGTAGTACCAGATAAATAAGggtttttcattaaaatgcctaAGCACATCAAATGCACACACAATTTTACAGTAGAATGCAAAAATGGGTTGCAATATATATGCACCTATATATCCATTAAACAGAATATTTAATACATACTTAATTCCTAATGCAGACCATTGTGCATATGGacaataagaaaaaatataacAATGCTACATTATGAAGAGGTTTTAATAATTATCATATACTTCTACCTCtactcttcaccttttgtatcggttattgattgctttatatgttactctgtatgtccaatgtatgaaacccacttactgtacagcgctgcggaatatgttggcgctttataaataaatgttaataataaatgttaataataatactttcaAATACTCGCTCATCTACTGCTTAATGGCATTAACAAGTGCTTTGTATGTTCTAGGTCTGTCTTTCACTCACTGCAAAACGAATGGCCAAGAAAAACTGCCTGGTCAAGAATCTTGAGGCTGTGGAGACTCTTGGGTCCACCTCTGTCATTTGCTCTGACAAGACTGGCACCTTGACACAAAACCGTATGACCGTGGCACACATGTGGTTTGACAACATCATCCACAATGCTGACACTACAGAGGATCAGAGTGGTAAGAGCCAAACTACACCAGTTCTATTGTATACCATTATTATAGTCAGCAAGTAATGTATgcaatattatcattattatctgCAGCTTGGCAGATGATGTTCTGCAGCATATTTATTGTTATTCCTGTAAAAATCTGGGTTTGGCACCCACCAACGTACATCACAAGTATACAACATAAGGTTCCCATTTACAGAATTTGCCTTATACATACTAGGTTTCTCTTGACAGAATCTAAACTAATAGACTCATTTCATTCCTGTCGACCCCAAGGGTATGTCTGGGGAGCAGCTACTACTTTGTGTGGCATGCACTGGCTAAACTTTACACTTGTTTACAGAAACAATTTACAACAAGAGTGTTGTTACATGCTGCCTTGTTATATGAACCCCAGCATTCACAATCATTTGTTTAAGTTAGACTAAAGATTATTAAGAAGTTTAGACACTGGTGACTTCTGGGGTGCTACAGCAAGACACCTAACAAATGGCCGAACTAACAAAACTTTATGGAATGATACACTTACATAGCATAACTACCCATTTTGTATGCTACCATGCATTCATCAACATCAGCACCTTATTTACAGACCTTAGAAGCATTACAACATGCATGTTCACAATTGCACatcatttacagatatatatatatatatatatcaaactcaacagtagaaagcactcacagctacagcatcaatcaggtcagtgatttatttcagcataccatctacgcgtttcgatcaccatcatcctgatgacgatcctgtggtgatcgaaacgcgtagatggtatgctgaaataaatcactgacctgattgatgctgtagctgtgagtgctttctactgttgagtttgatgtattatttttgtcagcacccagcctgtgcccgatactggtgagtgccgattctttgcaagactatatatatatatatatataaaatgtgttcaaTAACATCTTCCACAGTTTAAATTGATGCAtgacattttgccattttttttccagGGGAGGCATTTGATCAGAGCTCCCCTAGCTGGAAGGCACTTTTAAGAATTGCCACTCTTTGCAATCGTGCAGAATTCCTTGCCTGTGCAGAGGATGTGCCCATCAATAAGGTATGCACGAGAATTAGATTTAAAATAAGTCTCAATTGTTTTTGTCTAACTGCGCTGGACTAATTAGTGGTCACTTTATCTGAACAGAGACAAGTAAATGGAGACGCATCAGAAGCCGCTTTATTAAAGTTCTCAGAACAACTTCAAGGTAACGTGTCAGATGTCAGAGCAAGAAACAAGAAAGTGTCAGAAATTCCATTTAATTCAAGTAACAAATACCAGGTATGTGAATTTCTTCCCTACTATCTTCTCCAACTGCACATAGTATTGTGGCTCgtacttttttttaaactaatttttacAACCCCTCACTAGGTCTCCATTCACATACCAGAAAACCCAGCAGAAAAAGGCTACCTGTTGGTAATGAAAGGGGCACCTGAACGGATCCTGGATCGATGTGAAACTATCATGATAGCAGGACAGGAATGGCCTCTTGATgaagaaatgaaagaaaatttcCAGAATGCATACATGACACTTGGAGGCCTTGGGGAAAGAGTTTTAGGTTAGAATTGAATACCACGCTTTTCCGTTAACACAAGCTTCTGATTATGCCTCTATTTTTTAATCCTGATTCTATTTAGTATCTTTTAAAATCTTTTTcatatcatataatatataccgtatataatAATCTAATCCTGAACTGATCCACAGGGTTCTGTCAACTCTCACTGCCCCATGATGTCTATGGACCAGGTTACCCATTTGACACAGAAAATGTCAATTTCCCACTATCTGGCCTGTGCTTTGTTGGTCTTATCTCCATGATTGATCCTCCTCGCTCCAGTGTACCAGATGCCGTCATGAAGTGCCGCAGCTCTGGAATCAAAGTAAGATTTCTCTGGTAGCATTAAATACGGAACCTGATGTGGTTAAATTAAAACCTTGAATCTATCTTGGATTATTTATGAAAAAAGCAACTGATATTCAGTTTGTTCTGTAGCTACATGGTTTGTGCTGTTTTACAGGTTATCATGGTGACTGGTGACCACCCAATTACAGCAAAAGCAATTGCACGGTGTGTAGGAATCATTTCAAGCACAAGTGAAACAGTTGAAGATATTGCAGAGCGACTGGGAATCCCCGTTGAGCAAGTGAATCCCAGGTTAGTGCACAGCACTTCTCTTTCCAAGCTCCAAAGACCACTGTCCAAAGACATCTAAATTAATGAATATTATCTTCTTTGAGAACACTGGTCTCATAACTTTCCAAATGTTAATCCATCTTCAAAACTGACATATTATCTCCAACAGGGAAGCATGTGCTTGTGTGGTGAACGGTGGCGAGATAATCGACATGACCTCAGATGAACTTGATGACGTCTTGAGACATCACCAGGAAATTGTGTTTGCCAGGACATCACCACAACAGAAGCTTCTAATCGTAGAGGGTTGTCAAAGACTGGTAAGTCAGAGGggaatgaaatgaaaaatgaaatagaGTAGTGACTGTAGTTAAAGACAGAGAAATCAAAAGAGTGCAAACTATGTAAGGTATAAAAGATATATTTGAATAGCCATGTTCTGACGTTTCTTGCTCCTGCAGGGAGCCATTGTGGCTGTAACTGGGGATGGAGTGAATGACTCTCCAGCTCTGAAGAAAGCAGATATTGGTGTTGCCATGGGAATAGCTGGCTCTGATGCTGCAAAACATTCGGCGGATATGATTCTTTTGGATGACAACTTTGCTTCCATTGTCACAGGAGTGGAAGAAGGTAACAATACAGATCATTGTTTAACTTTGAAAAACTTTCCCAAATTAATGTAATTCAACAGCCAATTCCATAAAAACCGAAAGACTGTAGAAAATGCTTTAGTACTGTTCCTATCATCCTATAAACCATATTATACTTATTCTTATTTTGTAAGCTGGCTACTATAAAATTTAGTGCTAGCCTCCCAAATTGCATACTGGCCATTTCCAACAGAGCCCTCTGACTATTCTAGCTTctgctgtttctgactcttaGTACATATT from the Xenopus tropicalis strain Nigerian chromosome 5, UCB_Xtro_10.0, whole genome shotgun sequence genome contains:
- the atp12a-like gene encoding potassium-transporting ATPase alpha chain 2; this encodes MSSEKPPEPYIVPMDDQKANTEKKKNKLFGKKKGNKSGKKVDTLKKELEINDHNLSIEELEKKYNVDIKVGQPQQTADELFARDGPNRLSPPKGTPEIVKFMLLMAGGFSIVFWIGSILCFIAYGLQVAQDPTVSKDNLWLALILIAVVVMTALFAYYQEAKSTNIMAGFKNMVPQQALVLRDGKRVELVAEKLVVGDIVFIKGGDKIPADLRMLESAGCKVDNSSLTGESEPQARGTECTDENPLETKNLAFFSTTCLEGTASGIVINTGDRTVIGRIANLASQVGNQKTPIALEIEHFVHMISGLAVGVGILFFIISISMGYSALNAIIFCIGIVVAYVPEGLLATVTVCLSLTAKRMAKKNCLVKNLEAVETLGSTSVICSDKTGTLTQNRMTVAHMWFDNIIHNADTTEDQSGEAFDQSSPSWKALLRIATLCNRAEFLACAEDVPINKRQVNGDASEAALLKFSEQLQGNVSDVRARNKKVSEIPFNSSNKYQVSIHIPENPAEKGYLLVMKGAPERILDRCETIMIAGQEWPLDEEMKENFQNAYMTLGGLGERVLGFCQLSLPHDVYGPGYPFDTENVNFPLSGLCFVGLISMIDPPRSSVPDAVMKCRSSGIKVIMVTGDHPITAKAIARCVGIISSTSETVEDIAERLGIPVEQVNPREACACVVNGGEIIDMTSDELDDVLRHHQEIVFARTSPQQKLLIVEGCQRLGAIVAVTGDGVNDSPALKKADIGVAMGIAGSDAAKHSADMILLDDNFASIVTGVEEGRLIFDNLKKSISYTVTKNIPEMIPFMVYVIISCPLPLGTITILFIELGTDIIPSIALAYEKAENDIMLRKPRNPRKDRLVNQQLLTYSYFHIAAMESYAGFVNYFTVMAQQGFLPITLIGLRAPWEDKNIQELEDSYGQEWTYTQRLHQEWYCYSAFFISIVVCQMMNTCIRKTRRNTILSRNFFRNKVIFIGLLSQVAIGVFLCYCPGMDDALHFMPIRVQYWFVSIEYTILILVYDELRKLLIRTFPGSWVDKELYY